In one Leptidea sinapis chromosome 25, ilLepSina1.1, whole genome shotgun sequence genomic region, the following are encoded:
- the LOC126972027 gene encoding ctenidin-1-like, which produces MAKILIVALALIAVAVAAPGYGGQNYDSGYGQGGHGGGYGGQGHDSGFGQGGHGGGFGGQGQDSGFGQGGHGGGFGGQGQDSGFGQGGHGGGFGGQGQDSGFGQGGYGGGQGGRGGHGGHGGHSGHY; this is translated from the exons atggctAAGATTTTG ATTGTTGCGTTGGCGTTGATCGCCGTTGCAGTCGCAGCACCAG GTTACGGTGGACAAAACTACGACAGCGGATATGGACAAGGCGGACACGGTGGTGGTTATGGCGGACAAGGCCACGATAGTGGCTTCGGACAAGGAGGCCACGGGGGTGGTTTTGGCGGACAAGGCCAAGATAGTGGTTTCGGACAAGGAGGCCATGGTGGCGGTTTCGGTGGACAAGGCCAAGATAGTGGCTTCGGACAAGGAGGCCACGGGGGCGGTTTCGGCGGACAAGGCCAAGATAGTGGTTTCGGACAAGGAGGCTACGGCGGCGGACAAGGTGGACGCGGAGGCCACGGTGGACACGGTGGTCACAGCGGACACTACTAA